The Catenuloplanes niger genome includes a window with the following:
- a CDS encoding TetR/AcrR family transcriptional regulator: MSVAAVRAPDSRHRFIDAAIRLFARHSFAGTSLQMIADEVGVTKSAVHHHFRTREELLTAVIEPLLGALRAVVEAAEGQRGRRARAERMLAGVVDLAVRHRMLVPMLIGDPGATGMLRSRTEVGDLVDRMITLLAETDPGVGGLIKADMVMAGIAGGMSARTRGLDDDVLRRHLIDASRRTLGLRTPRCLT; encoded by the coding sequence ATGTCCGTGGCAGCAGTCCGGGCGCCGGACAGCCGGCACCGCTTCATCGACGCCGCGATCCGCCTGTTCGCCCGGCACAGCTTCGCCGGCACGTCGCTGCAGATGATCGCCGACGAGGTGGGCGTCACGAAGTCGGCCGTCCACCATCACTTCCGCACCCGCGAGGAACTGCTCACCGCGGTGATCGAGCCGCTCCTCGGCGCACTGCGGGCGGTGGTCGAGGCGGCCGAGGGGCAGCGTGGCCGCCGGGCACGCGCGGAGCGCATGCTCGCCGGCGTCGTCGACCTCGCGGTGCGGCATCGCATGCTGGTTCCGATGCTGATCGGCGATCCCGGCGCCACCGGGATGCTCCGTTCCCGCACGGAGGTGGGCGACCTGGTCGACCGAATGATCACGCTGCTCGCCGAGACCGACCCCGGCGTGGGCGGGTTGATCAAAGCCGACATGGTGATGGCCGGGATCGCCGGCGGGATGAGCGCACGGACGCGCGGCCTCGACGACGACGTGCTGCGCCGGCACCTGATCGACGCCAGCCGGCGCACCCTCGGCCTGCGCACCCCGCGCTGCCTCACCTGA
- a CDS encoding alpha/beta fold hydrolase yields MPVPSPLPTVEGITHHTADINGATLHYVSAGTAGSPILLVHGWPESWWAFRAVIPLLAATHRVVAVDLRGFGDSSGGNGDHDAATMAEDLHQLVAHLGAGPVHVTCQDISGGPVFQFAATHPGDVRSLTAVETTLPGYGMEMLADVANGGSWHVGFLATTGIPDRLLAGRERTMVEWAVSMMATVPGAVTDADIDEFTRTYTHPGGWRGTEGLYRSALDDDGRTRALAESRPLTVPVLAIDGSNAPFTERTMRQVTRGDVTAVHIPGVGHLVAQEAPEAFASTVRTFVDRVDRTR; encoded by the coding sequence GTGCCCGTCCCGTCCCCGCTGCCCACCGTCGAGGGCATCACCCACCACACGGCCGACATCAACGGCGCCACGCTGCACTACGTGTCCGCGGGCACCGCCGGCTCCCCGATCCTGCTGGTGCACGGCTGGCCGGAGAGCTGGTGGGCGTTCCGCGCCGTCATCCCGCTGCTGGCCGCCACGCACCGGGTCGTCGCCGTGGACCTGCGCGGCTTCGGCGACTCCAGCGGCGGCAACGGCGACCACGACGCGGCCACCATGGCCGAGGACCTCCACCAGCTGGTCGCCCACCTCGGCGCCGGGCCGGTGCACGTGACCTGCCAGGACATCAGCGGCGGCCCGGTCTTCCAGTTCGCCGCCACCCACCCCGGCGACGTCCGCAGCCTCACCGCCGTCGAGACCACCCTGCCCGGGTACGGCATGGAGATGCTCGCCGACGTGGCCAACGGAGGCTCCTGGCACGTCGGCTTCCTGGCCACCACCGGCATCCCCGACCGGCTCCTGGCCGGACGCGAGCGGACGATGGTGGAGTGGGCCGTCTCGATGATGGCCACCGTGCCCGGGGCCGTCACCGACGCCGACATCGACGAGTTCACCCGCACCTACACCCACCCCGGCGGCTGGCGGGGCACCGAGGGGCTCTACCGCTCCGCGCTCGACGACGACGGCCGGACCCGCGCGCTCGCCGAGTCCCGGCCGCTGACCGTGCCCGTGCTCGCGATCGACGGCAGCAACGCCCCGTTCACCGAACGCACGATGCGCCAGGTCACCCGCGGCGACGTCACCGCGGTCCACATCCCCGGCGTCGGCCACCTCGTCGCCCAGGAGGCCCCCGAGGCCTTCGCCTCCACCGTCCGCACCTTCGTCGACCGCGTCGACCGGACCCGCTGA
- a CDS encoding MarR family winged helix-turn-helix transcriptional regulator yields MPSRSGADLALLLLGSYRNLVDEVVRELAARGFPDARPSHEYALRAIRAGADNAAELGRRLAVTKQAAAKTIAVLTERGYVTSGPHPADARRNQVRITDHGLALMREGEAIFDEVRARWERRLGAAELVRLEGQLAQFVGDAPIDLDAPGWAAQELG; encoded by the coding sequence ATGCCGTCCCGATCGGGTGCCGACCTCGCCCTCCTGCTGCTGGGCAGTTACCGCAACCTGGTGGACGAGGTGGTCCGCGAGCTCGCCGCGCGGGGATTTCCCGACGCCCGGCCGTCCCACGAGTACGCGCTGCGGGCGATCCGCGCGGGTGCGGACAACGCCGCGGAGCTCGGTCGTCGGCTCGCCGTCACCAAGCAGGCCGCGGCGAAGACGATCGCGGTGCTCACCGAGCGCGGGTACGTCACCAGCGGCCCGCACCCCGCCGACGCGCGCCGCAACCAGGTCCGGATCACCGACCACGGGCTCGCGCTGATGCGGGAGGGCGAGGCGATCTTCGACGAGGTGCGCGCACGCTGGGAGCGCCGCCTGGGTGCCGCGGAGCTGGTCCGGCTGGAGGGTCAGCTCGCGCAGTTCGTCGGCGACGCCCCGATCGACCTCGACGCCCCGGGCTGGGCGGCGCAGGAACTCGGCTGA
- a CDS encoding MarR family winged helix-turn-helix transcriptional regulator, with translation MEESAERVLAAMRAWGVAFNEFGRRFGRTAGLHVTDAEALVLVVAAEDRGTPLTQSALSRRIGLTSGATSSLLNRLEEAGHIERHRDRADRRMVTLRSTEAVHRQVDEFFAALGTELAAGMSRYDRETLDRFARLVQDMTAIMEQRLTPAEPAARDPR, from the coding sequence ATGGAAGAGTCCGCGGAGCGGGTGCTGGCCGCCATGCGCGCATGGGGCGTCGCCTTCAACGAGTTCGGCCGCCGGTTCGGCCGGACCGCCGGGCTGCACGTCACCGACGCCGAGGCACTGGTGCTGGTGGTCGCCGCCGAGGACAGGGGCACCCCGCTGACCCAGTCGGCCCTCAGCCGGCGCATCGGCCTGACCAGCGGCGCGACGTCGTCCCTGCTCAACCGGCTGGAGGAGGCCGGGCACATCGAGCGTCATCGCGACCGCGCCGACCGGCGGATGGTCACGCTGCGCTCGACCGAGGCCGTGCACCGCCAGGTCGACGAGTTCTTCGCGGCCCTCGGCACGGAACTCGCCGCGGGCATGTCCCGCTACGACCGCGAGACGCTGGACCGGTTCGCCCGCCTGGTGCAGGACATGACCGCGATCATGGAACAACGCCTCACACCCGCCGAGCCGGCCGCGCGCGACCCGCGCTGA
- a CDS encoding FAD-dependent oxidoreductase, with the protein MTAPRVLVSGAGIAGLSTAFWLGRAGWEVTVLERAAAFRGGGQNVDVRGAAREVLTRMGLEGEVRRLGTTEEGTSVLDDRGRAIARFPVEDPDGPTAELEILRGDLARVILDRLPGNVTVRYGDRIRDVRHEASHVEVTPQDGPARRYDLLVVAEGVRSRTRDLVFGSAVERRGLGLTMAYGTIPRTPDDDRWWRWYSAPGGRQITVRPDNAGTTRATLAFTGRDRNLADLPPDEARAELRATFHDAGWQAGRVLDGFAGSADVYLDYLTQIRMPAWSRGRVCVTGDAAWCVTPLGGGGTSLAMVGGYVLAAYLGQAGPGGHAGALARYERWMRPLIDDAQKLPPGTPGLFYPRSAAGVRALRLAARVGSAPLLRRLTSRIGHVARTGQALPEMPLGVR; encoded by the coding sequence ATGACCGCACCACGAGTACTCGTATCCGGAGCCGGCATCGCGGGACTGAGCACCGCGTTCTGGCTCGGCCGCGCCGGATGGGAGGTCACGGTCCTCGAGCGGGCCGCGGCGTTCCGGGGCGGCGGGCAGAACGTCGACGTGCGCGGCGCCGCGCGGGAGGTCCTGACCCGGATGGGCCTGGAGGGCGAGGTGCGCCGCCTCGGCACGACCGAGGAGGGCACCAGCGTCCTCGACGACCGGGGCCGGGCGATCGCGCGGTTCCCCGTCGAGGACCCGGACGGCCCGACCGCGGAACTCGAGATCCTGCGCGGTGACCTGGCCCGGGTCATCCTCGACCGGCTACCCGGGAACGTCACCGTGCGATACGGGGACCGGATCCGCGACGTGCGTCACGAGGCATCGCACGTCGAGGTGACGCCGCAGGACGGGCCGGCCCGGCGGTACGACCTGCTGGTCGTCGCGGAGGGGGTGCGCTCCCGCACCCGTGACCTCGTCTTCGGCTCCGCCGTCGAGCGGCGCGGGCTCGGTCTCACCATGGCCTACGGAACCATCCCGCGTACGCCGGACGACGACCGCTGGTGGCGCTGGTACTCGGCCCCGGGCGGCCGGCAGATCACCGTGCGCCCGGACAATGCCGGCACCACGCGAGCCACGCTGGCCTTCACCGGCCGGGACCGGAACCTCGCCGACCTGCCGCCCGACGAGGCCCGCGCCGAGCTGCGCGCGACCTTCCACGACGCCGGCTGGCAGGCCGGGCGCGTCCTGGACGGCTTCGCCGGCTCCGCGGACGTCTACCTCGACTACCTCACCCAGATCAGGATGCCGGCGTGGTCACGCGGCCGCGTCTGCGTCACCGGCGACGCCGCCTGGTGCGTCACGCCGCTCGGGGGCGGCGGCACGTCGTTGGCCATGGTCGGCGGATACGTGCTGGCCGCGTACCTCGGCCAGGCGGGACCGGGCGGCCACGCCGGCGCCCTCGCGCGGTACGAGCGGTGGATGCGGCCGCTGATCGACGACGCCCAGAAGCTGCCGCCGGGTACGCCCGGCCTGTTCTATCCCCGCTCCGCCGCCGGCGTGCGGGCGCTGCGCCTGGCGGCCCGCGTCGGCAGTGCGCCGCTGCTGCGGAGGCTGACCTCCCGGATCGGCCACGTGGCGCGCACCGGGCAGGCGCTGCCCGAGATGCCGCTGGGCGTGCGGTGA
- a CDS encoding TetR/AcrR family transcriptional regulator: MSDQFVPVRRGRGRRPAAEVRAGVLASAGQILMRDGLAAVTFDRVAKESGSSKMTLYKWWPSPGMLAAEAYFAQSEQALEFPDTGDLRADLTTQLTAFVRLLSDGGTGSRVAEIIGAAQMDPDLARAWKENYSAPRRELARARLHAAQQRGQLRADADLEIIVDHLWGACYHRLLVLKVPVDESLVPRLIDQTLRGVTPAGA, encoded by the coding sequence ATGTCCGATCAGTTCGTGCCCGTCCGCCGGGGCCGTGGCCGCCGGCCCGCGGCAGAGGTCCGTGCCGGGGTGCTCGCGTCCGCGGGGCAGATCCTGATGCGTGACGGGCTGGCCGCGGTGACGTTCGATCGCGTCGCCAAGGAGTCCGGGTCGAGCAAGATGACGCTGTACAAGTGGTGGCCCTCCCCCGGCATGCTGGCCGCGGAGGCGTACTTCGCGCAGAGCGAGCAGGCCCTCGAGTTCCCGGACACCGGTGACCTGCGCGCCGACCTGACCACCCAGCTCACCGCGTTCGTCCGCCTGCTCAGCGACGGGGGAACGGGCAGCCGGGTGGCCGAGATCATCGGCGCCGCCCAGATGGACCCGGACCTGGCCCGCGCCTGGAAGGAGAACTACTCGGCACCCCGCCGCGAGCTCGCCCGCGCCCGCCTGCACGCCGCGCAGCAACGGGGCCAGCTCCGCGCCGACGCCGACCTGGAGATCATCGTCGATCACCTCTGGGGCGCCTGCTACCACCGGCTGCTCGTGCTCAAGGTGCCGGTCGACGAGTCGCTCGTACCCCGCCTGATCGACCAGACGCTGCGCGGCGTCACGCCCGCGGGAGCCTGA
- a CDS encoding SDR family oxidoreductase, whose translation MTDTIDRVAIVTGGSGGIGRASALRLAADGMAVVVHYNGNRERADEAVRAITDAGGRAVAAGGDISDEAAATALFDVAEREFGGVDVLVHTAGIMPLSPLAQLDLDVFDRIQRVNVRGTFIVDKLAVQRVRTGGAIINFSTSIIRLRPPAYAAYAASKAAVEVISLILARELRGKDITVNTIAPGPTATPLFLHGKSEELIAQIANNNPYQRLGEPEDIVEAVAFLAGPARWVNGQTIFVNGGAA comes from the coding sequence ATGACCGACACCATCGACCGCGTCGCGATCGTCACCGGCGGCTCCGGCGGCATCGGCCGGGCCAGCGCGCTGCGCCTGGCCGCGGACGGCATGGCCGTCGTCGTGCACTACAACGGCAACCGGGAGCGCGCCGACGAGGCCGTCCGGGCCATCACCGACGCCGGCGGGCGCGCCGTCGCGGCCGGGGGCGACATCTCCGACGAAGCCGCGGCCACCGCGCTGTTCGACGTGGCCGAGCGGGAGTTCGGCGGCGTCGACGTGCTCGTGCACACGGCCGGGATCATGCCGTTGTCACCGCTCGCGCAGCTCGATCTGGACGTGTTCGACCGCATCCAGCGGGTGAACGTGCGCGGCACGTTCATCGTGGACAAGCTCGCGGTGCAGCGGGTACGGACCGGCGGCGCGATCATCAACTTCTCCACCTCGATCATCCGGCTGCGGCCGCCGGCCTACGCCGCCTACGCCGCGTCCAAGGCCGCGGTCGAGGTGATCTCCCTCATCCTCGCCCGTGAGCTGCGCGGCAAGGACATCACGGTGAACACGATCGCGCCCGGCCCGACCGCGACGCCGCTGTTCCTGCACGGCAAGAGCGAGGAGCTGATCGCCCAGATCGCGAACAACAACCCGTACCAGCGGCTGGGCGAGCCCGAGGACATCGTGGAGGCGGTGGCGTTCCTCGCCGGGCCCGCGCGCTGGGTGAACGGCCAGACCATCTTCGTCAACGGCGGCGCCGCCTGA
- a CDS encoding SDR family oxidoreductase yields the protein MSIILITGASSGIGRLTARTLAAAGHTVYATMRDPVGGNAAAAADLIAYGDTQPGELRVVELDVTSQSSADAAVARVVDEAGGLDVVVQNAGHLYIGYVEAFTAADLTRLLDINAVGAHRVNRAALPHLRRQRSGVLIWVGSTIPVTTPPFLGPYVASKAAFDSLAVVTSYEVSQFGIETTIVMPGAIPQGTDHFSGASHASDDGVTAQYGELDPLVARTHAAHDDLFAPGTTADPQDVADEIARVLALPVGAKPFRTVVDAAHAGVDHVVAFADLTREAFVRRLGFAETLALKR from the coding sequence ATGAGCATCATCCTGATCACCGGCGCGTCCTCCGGCATCGGCCGGCTGACCGCCCGCACCCTCGCCGCGGCCGGGCACACCGTCTACGCCACGATGCGCGACCCGGTCGGCGGGAACGCCGCCGCGGCGGCCGACCTGATCGCCTACGGTGACACGCAGCCGGGCGAGCTGCGCGTCGTGGAACTGGACGTGACGTCGCAGTCCTCCGCGGACGCGGCGGTCGCGCGCGTCGTCGACGAGGCCGGCGGCCTCGACGTGGTGGTGCAGAACGCCGGCCACCTCTACATCGGGTACGTCGAGGCGTTCACCGCGGCGGATCTCACCCGGCTGCTGGACATCAACGCGGTCGGCGCGCACCGGGTCAACCGGGCCGCCCTGCCGCACCTGCGCCGGCAGCGGTCCGGCGTGCTGATCTGGGTCGGCAGCACCATCCCGGTGACCACGCCGCCGTTCCTCGGGCCGTACGTGGCGTCGAAGGCCGCGTTCGACTCCCTCGCGGTGGTGACCTCCTACGAGGTCTCCCAGTTCGGGATCGAGACGACGATCGTGATGCCCGGCGCGATCCCGCAGGGCACCGACCACTTCAGCGGTGCCAGCCACGCGAGCGACGACGGCGTGACCGCGCAGTACGGCGAGCTGGACCCGCTGGTCGCCCGCACCCACGCCGCCCACGACGACCTCTTCGCGCCCGGCACCACGGCGGACCCGCAGGACGTCGCGGACGAGATCGCCCGGGTGCTGGCACTGCCGGTGGGCGCGAAGCCGTTCCGGACGGTCGTCGACGCCGCGCACGCCGGCGTGGACCACGTGGTCGCGTTCGCCGACCTGACCCGGGAGGCGTTCGTCCGCCGCCTCGGGTTCGCCGAGACCCTGGCCCTCAAGCGATGA
- a CDS encoding PQQ-dependent sugar dehydrogenase, producing MRRTAIGALCAGLILAGCTQQPSTTTNRPPGAAAGTVATLGEPTELTTGLRSPWGLTFLPDGSALVSERITGRILRVPAGGGDAQTVGTVPDVSVSAEGGLLGIVASPGFARDRTVYAAVSGPDQNRIVAVTIGADFASLTVDRVLLDGIRTADRHHGGRIVIGPDGHLWIGTGDAFEPADAANGDSLNGKILRIATDGTIPDDNPGDSPIYSSGHRNVQGIAFGPDGTAYASELGHRTWDEVNVLRAGADYGWPATEGIAGDTGEPPIATIHPDDASPSGVAYAHGSLWIGALGGQRLWQLPVDGATATADPIAHLAGDHGRIRTVEVAPDGSLWLLTSNTDLATWGGTDPRPGDDRILRVEIG from the coding sequence ATGAGGCGGACGGCGATCGGTGCCCTGTGCGCCGGACTGATCCTGGCGGGCTGCACCCAGCAGCCGTCCACGACCACGAACCGTCCACCGGGCGCCGCCGCCGGCACCGTCGCCACGCTCGGCGAACCGACCGAGCTGACCACGGGCCTGCGGTCGCCGTGGGGGCTGACGTTCCTGCCGGACGGCTCGGCCCTGGTCTCGGAACGGATCACCGGGCGGATCCTGCGCGTGCCGGCCGGCGGCGGGGACGCGCAGACCGTGGGGACCGTCCCGGACGTCAGCGTGAGCGCGGAGGGTGGGCTGCTCGGCATCGTGGCCTCACCGGGGTTCGCCCGGGACCGCACGGTCTACGCGGCCGTGTCCGGCCCGGACCAGAACCGGATCGTGGCCGTCACCATCGGCGCGGACTTCGCGTCCCTCACGGTGGACCGGGTGCTGCTCGACGGCATCCGGACCGCGGACCGTCACCACGGCGGGCGCATCGTGATCGGCCCGGACGGGCACCTGTGGATCGGCACCGGCGACGCCTTCGAGCCCGCCGACGCCGCGAACGGCGACTCCCTCAACGGCAAGATCCTCCGGATCGCCACGGACGGTACGATCCCCGACGACAACCCGGGGGACTCGCCGATCTACTCCAGCGGGCACCGCAACGTGCAGGGCATCGCGTTCGGGCCGGACGGCACCGCCTACGCCTCCGAGCTCGGGCACCGCACCTGGGACGAGGTCAACGTGCTGCGGGCGGGCGCCGACTACGGCTGGCCCGCGACCGAGGGGATCGCCGGCGACACCGGCGAACCGCCGATCGCGACCATCCATCCGGACGACGCGAGCCCGTCCGGGGTCGCCTACGCCCACGGCTCGCTGTGGATCGGGGCGCTCGGCGGGCAGCGGCTCTGGCAGCTGCCGGTCGACGGGGCCACCGCCACGGCGGACCCGATCGCCCACCTGGCCGGCGACCACGGCCGCATCCGCACCGTCGAGGTGGCCCCGGACGGCTCGCTGTGGCTGCTCACCTCCAACACCGACCTGGCCACCTGGGGCGGCACCGATCCCCGTCCGGGAGACGACCGCATCCTCCGCGTCGAGATCGGCTGA
- a CDS encoding MarR family winged helix-turn-helix transcriptional regulator: protein MASTLPPQLTDSTPYLLTRAVRKASRLAAPHFAAEPLRFPHYVTLCWAAHLDGATQRELAGAMDADPSDLVTVLAALEDAGLLTRTPDPADRRRNLLAVTAAGHAWLTDRHARARAYDAALCATTPDDGDDLRAQLRALLA, encoded by the coding sequence ATGGCATCGACCCTGCCGCCCCAGCTCACGGACAGCACGCCGTACCTGCTGACCCGCGCCGTCCGTAAGGCGTCCCGGCTCGCCGCACCGCATTTCGCCGCGGAACCGCTGCGCTTCCCGCACTACGTGACGCTGTGCTGGGCCGCCCACCTCGACGGCGCCACCCAGCGCGAGCTCGCCGGCGCGATGGACGCCGACCCCAGCGACCTGGTCACGGTCCTCGCCGCGCTCGAGGACGCCGGGCTGCTCACCCGCACGCCGGATCCGGCCGACCGCCGCCGGAACCTGCTCGCCGTCACCGCGGCCGGCCACGCCTGGCTCACCGACCGCCACGCCCGCGCCCGCGCCTACGACGCCGCGCTCTGCGCCACCACGCCGGACGACGGCGACGACCTGCGCGCCCAGTTGCGGGCACTGCTCGCCTAG
- a CDS encoding alpha/beta hydrolase translates to MERNPFERRLDPAVPRGFTQQFAEVGDGVTLSFVRGPAGGPPLVLLPAQMGTWRTYARVATDLAGEFEVFAVDVTGHGSSSWTPGRYTWDAVGGHLRSFLATVVRRPAIVSGNSSGGILALWLAAHAPDLVSGVVLEDAPVFSAEWPRFRDRDRFVHRGPVHAVAVLEKPDRRLADYFRGQELPVSPRRVKRFPDWAVTLIDRGVRRWERAHPGAPSGFAAWWAPASFGDLFRSLSMFDPDFARAFVDGRMYGTFAHADALRAVRAPILLMHARWMRLDRYGLVGALDDDDARRVTELAPRTTLVRSDANHVIHRYDRSGFVRALRAWARAERLVPAGRPPEAGPPEAAGRP, encoded by the coding sequence ATGGAGCGTAATCCGTTCGAGCGCCGGCTGGATCCGGCGGTGCCGCGAGGGTTCACCCAGCAGTTCGCCGAGGTCGGCGACGGGGTGACGCTCAGCTTCGTGCGCGGGCCGGCCGGCGGGCCGCCGCTGGTGCTGCTCCCGGCGCAGATGGGCACCTGGCGGACGTACGCGCGGGTCGCCACGGACCTGGCGGGCGAGTTCGAGGTGTTCGCGGTCGACGTGACCGGGCACGGGTCGTCGTCGTGGACCCCCGGCCGCTACACCTGGGACGCGGTCGGCGGGCACCTCCGGTCGTTCCTGGCGACCGTGGTGCGGCGGCCGGCGATCGTCAGCGGCAACTCCTCCGGCGGGATCCTCGCGCTCTGGCTCGCCGCGCACGCACCGGACCTGGTCAGTGGCGTCGTGCTGGAGGACGCACCGGTCTTCTCGGCGGAGTGGCCGCGATTCCGCGACCGCGACCGGTTCGTCCATCGTGGACCCGTGCACGCGGTCGCCGTGCTGGAGAAGCCGGACCGCCGGCTCGCCGACTACTTCCGCGGGCAGGAGCTGCCGGTCTCGCCGCGGCGGGTGAAACGGTTCCCGGACTGGGCCGTGACGCTGATCGACCGGGGCGTGCGGCGCTGGGAACGCGCGCATCCGGGTGCGCCCTCGGGATTCGCGGCATGGTGGGCGCCGGCGTCGTTCGGTGACCTGTTCCGGTCACTGTCCATGTTCGACCCGGACTTCGCGCGCGCGTTCGTCGACGGCCGGATGTACGGCACGTTCGCACACGCGGACGCGCTGCGCGCCGTGCGGGCACCGATCCTGCTGATGCACGCCCGCTGGATGCGACTCGACCGATACGGGCTCGTCGGCGCGCTCGACGACGATGACGCGCGCCGGGTGACCGAGCTGGCGCCGCGGACCACGCTGGTGCGCTCGGACGCGAACCACGTGATCCACCGCTACGACCGGTCCGGGTTCGTCCGCGCGCTGCGCGCCTGGGCACGCGCGGAACGGCTGGTGCCGGCCGGCCGCCCACCGGAGGCCGGCCCACCGGAGGCGGCGGGCCGGCCGTAG
- a CDS encoding glycoside hydrolase family 16 protein: MSLHPIAGRTRLVAATRRATLTAVLAVAALVLPETPSARTAPAVRPAAAAVAGGASGSASGSASGGAEGVLDGTVTRTAHGWTASSVAGPVTLRRVSGVSGPFSATTAMEISRAGGTGDWAMALAPLRNPTTFFTVGRTYRMQAWVRDLRGARRPIGMLLANGNYEHRPADAAVYGEYTDTGWHLITRTFAATAAGRADTAVYLSLPGSGAFRFQVTGLTVREHVAAVPARAPVKPTRTISFAGRAGTAPSAATWNHETGGNGWGNRELQTYTAGTANSAVDGTGRLVITARRQTTKGTDGITRDFTSARLTTAGKVTIKPRSYVESAIVAPVGAGVWPAFWLVGADVKKVGWPASGELDILEGAGATPTIAHHGMHMAKIGDPRTDMPYGWGEAGGTVDLGVPLDARAHRYGVYFDEHVVRFYIDRKPTMTFWASDAAASGRTWPFGKSAFIVLNVAIAASADPARSAAVRTMTVGDIGVYEGGVPF, translated from the coding sequence TTGTCTCTGCACCCCATCGCCGGCCGGACCCGACTGGTCGCCGCCACCCGGCGTGCCACGCTCACCGCGGTCCTCGCCGTCGCCGCACTCGTGCTCCCGGAGACGCCGTCCGCCCGGACGGCTCCCGCCGTCCGGCCCGCCGCGGCCGCCGTCGCAGGCGGCGCCTCGGGCAGTGCCTCGGGCAGTGCCTCGGGTGGTGCCGAGGGCGTGCTGGACGGGACGGTCACTCGGACCGCCCACGGCTGGACCGCGAGTTCCGTCGCCGGCCCGGTGACGCTGCGCCGGGTCAGCGGGGTGAGCGGGCCGTTCAGCGCCACCACGGCCATGGAGATCTCCCGCGCCGGCGGCACCGGCGACTGGGCGATGGCCCTGGCCCCGCTGCGGAACCCGACCACCTTCTTCACCGTCGGCAGGACCTACCGGATGCAGGCCTGGGTCCGTGACCTGCGTGGCGCCCGCCGTCCGATCGGCATGCTGCTGGCCAACGGCAACTACGAGCACCGGCCCGCCGACGCCGCGGTCTACGGCGAGTACACCGACACCGGCTGGCACCTGATCACGCGTACGTTCGCCGCCACCGCGGCCGGCCGCGCCGACACCGCCGTCTACCTGAGCCTGCCGGGCTCGGGCGCCTTCCGGTTCCAGGTGACCGGCCTGACCGTCCGGGAGCACGTGGCCGCCGTGCCCGCCCGGGCCCCGGTCAAGCCCACCCGGACGATCTCGTTCGCCGGCCGGGCCGGCACCGCGCCGTCCGCCGCGACCTGGAACCACGAGACCGGCGGCAACGGCTGGGGCAACCGGGAACTGCAGACCTACACCGCCGGCACCGCCAACTCCGCGGTCGACGGCACCGGCCGGCTGGTCATCACCGCGCGCCGGCAGACCACCAAGGGCACGGACGGCATCACCCGGGACTTCACCAGCGCCCGCCTCACCACGGCCGGCAAGGTGACGATCAAGCCGCGCTCCTATGTGGAGAGTGCGATCGTCGCGCCGGTGGGTGCCGGGGTCTGGCCCGCGTTCTGGCTCGTCGGCGCGGACGTCAAGAAGGTGGGCTGGCCCGCCTCGGGTGAGCTGGACATCCTCGAGGGTGCCGGCGCCACCCCGACCATCGCCCACCACGGCATGCACATGGCCAAGATCGGCGATCCGCGGACGGACATGCCCTACGGCTGGGGCGAGGCCGGCGGCACCGTCGACCTCGGCGTGCCGCTCGACGCCCGCGCGCACCGCTACGGCGTCTACTTCGACGAGCACGTGGTGCGCTTCTACATCGACCGCAAGCCGACGATGACGTTCTGGGCATCCGACGCCGCCGCGTCCGGCCGCACCTGGCCGTTCGGCAAGAGCGCCTTCATCGTGCTCAACGTCGCGATCGCCGCCAGCGCCGACCCGGCCCGGTCCGCGGCCGTCCGCACCATGACCGTCGGCGACATCGGCGTCTACGAGGGCGGCGTCCCGTTCTGA